The genomic segment acagaaccccaggcaggttccaggctctgcactgtcagcacagagtccgacgtgggggcTCGacctcgtgaaccgcgagatcatgacctgagcccacgtcggacgctcaaccgaccgagccacccaggcacgacTGTTTAACCATTTAGGGGACCGCCAGGCTGTGTTTCACAGGAGGGACTCCATTTTCCATTCACCAGTAGGTAGGAGGGAGCCCACTTCATGTCCTTGCCAGTATCTGTCATCTTCCCAAGACGGTGGCGACAGTGTCTCATTGCggctttggtttgcatttccctgaaggcTAATGACCTTGAGCAccttttttttgtgctttttgtgctTGTCTTATTGGCTCTTTGTAGATCTTTCTTAGACAAATGCCCACTCAGatactttgcctatttttaaatcgCGTTATCTTTTTACCATTGAACTGTAACGGGTCTTTGTATATTTCAAATACAACTTTCTTAAATATAggatttgcaattattttctccccaTGGCGGTTTGTCTTTCCACTGTCCCGACAGTGTCCTTTGAAGCGcaatttgagacagagacagagcatgagcaagggaggttcagagagagggggagacagaatccgaagcaggctccaggctccgagctgtcagcgcagagcccgacacgcggctcgaacccacagaccacgagatcatgacctgagccaaaaccaagagtcggacgctcaaccgaccgagccacccaggcgccccttaattttgaTGGAACTTCCGTTCTTCCACCGTTTTTCCTTTTGCTGCCTCAGCTTTCTGAGCGGGGTTTGGAACCATCGGTGACCTCGGAGCCCGGGGCTCATCTCTCCCTGCGGACTCCACGTTGAGAAGCGGCTACCACTTTGTGGACTCTGGATTTGCTAACGCTCAAATCCTGGTTCACTCCGCTGTGGCCGTGGGCAAGTTAAAcgttctgtgcctcagtttcctcctctatcaAATGGGGACGGTAACGTCCACACCGGCCTAAGGCTCAAGTATGTCGATTCGTGTCAAGCGCTCACCACGGGGTCCGGTGAGCACTGTCCAGGCGTCTGCGCCAATCATCGGGGCGCTTGCTCGAACGCCGTCACGCCTGCGGTTCTGTTGCCGTGGTCGCCCCACAAGCATCTCCTATTAATATTGTCGTTGATGCTGTCCCGTTCTGGCTTTCCAGGATATGATGTGCCCCCCCATCTGTCAGATGAGGCCGCCGAGGCGCAGGGAGCACGCCCGGCCGATGAGCCCGCCCATTCCTGGCGCCCCTGACCTTGCCTCCCGTGTGTCTCTCTCCGCAGGTTCGGGGCGCCCGCCCCCTACTAGGCCAAGTGGAGGGGGTGTCCCCGCCCAATGGGCCTGGCCAGGGCCCTGCGCCGCCTTAGCGGCGCCCTGGAGCCAGGAGAGGGCCGGGCCGGCGACGAGGAGGAGGCCGGGCCGGGGCTGTGCCGCAACGGGTGGGTGGCGTCGCCGGCGGGGCGGCGCCGCGGGCGCTTCGTCAAGAAGGACGGGCACTGCAACGTGCGCTTCGTGAACCTGGGCGGCCAGGGCGCGCGCTACCTGAGCGACCTGTTCACCACGTGCGTGGACGTGCGCTGGCGCTGGATGTGCCTGCTcttctcctgctccttcctcGCCTCCTGGCTGCTCTTCGGCCTGGCCTTCTGGCTCATCGCCTCGCTGCACGGCGACCtggccgcgccgccgccgcccgcgccctgCTTCTCGCACGTGGCCAGCTTCCTGGCCGCCTTCCTCTTCGCGCTGGAGACGCAGACGTCCATCGGCTACGGCGTGCGCAGCGTCACCGAGGAGTGCCCGGCCGCCGTGGCCGCCGTCGTGCTGCAGTGCATCGCCGGCTGCGTGCTCGACGCCTTCGTCGTGGGCGCCGTCATGGCCAAGATGGCCAAGCCCAAGAAGCGCAACGAGACGCTCGTGTTCAGCGAGAACGCCGTGGTGGCGCTGCGCGACCGCCGCCTCTGCCTCATGTGGCGCGTCGGCAACCTGCGCCGCAGCCACCTGGTCGAGGCCCACGTGCGGGCCCAGCTGCTGCAGGTGGGAAGGCCAAGGCcgggggcgcgggggaggggccctgcgcggggggggggggggggggcgggggggggagacgTAGGCTCGAGGGCGGGGCGTACGTCGGGCCCGGAGGGCGCGTGGACTACAATTCCCAGCAGTCTCACGGGCGGGGACCCTGCTTCCCCCTCTTTGTGGACTGAGGCTCCTTCCCGGACCGGTTGTAGGCGACGTAAACCCCAGAGGGAGGTCGGTGACCAGTTCTAACTGGCGACCTGGACTGGAAACAGATCTTGAGACGCGAAGAGCTCACCGTGGGTTGAGGATGGGCTGGCCCCAGTGGGGTTGTGGGGTGTCTAGCCCTGAGAGAGCCACACCTGGGCCGTAAAGGCTCTCCACTACAATTCCCAGAAGCGTCTGTGGGCAGGGGAGGTGCCCAGAAAGGACGGTCTGAGCAGGTGATGGCGTTTTGTGGGTGGCGTCAACCGTGGTTCAGGTTAACGATAACCAGCCGACACAGTGGTACCGAGAGTAGCCTGTGTTGAGGCCAGGCCCCCGTGGGATTGTGGCAGGTGTAGGCCCCAGGGACCGCAGAGCCACGGAACACAATACTCCGTGGTCTCTGGGCCTGGGGTCCTGCAGCATTTGTGAGAGGTTTCATTCCGtatctcagtggctcagtctggCCCCCAGCCTCCTGCTCAGAGGAGTAAAGGGCCGGAAAGCACCTTATCACCAAAACAACAACTACAACCCCCCTTGGCCCCTGGGGTAGCGGCTCCCTCCGGTGCCCTGAAGAAGGCGTCTTACTGTTTCTACAAGTGTGGTCAGACTGCCCAAATTCTAGGGCAGTAGTTGTCCTTGCCCGAGTAAAGACACTTAAGAACCCTGGGGTAAGGTTGGACTTCAGTCAGAGGGAGGACGGAATGATGGTGGGAACTACAACTCCCAGCAGCCTCTGGGGGCTCCTTCTCCATTGTTTGAGACTACGATTCAGGACTAGgagggatactctctctccccgAAGTCTGTGGGGTGCTGACATGGGAGGTTGGGTATGGAACCAGTCAGGGTAGGTGGGGTGAAACTACCAATACCTGGTTTGGGGACTGCATtgcccctacacacacacacacacacacacacacacacacacacacacacactggtatgGAGAGGCTTGTAGTTGGGTTGCGGGGACAGATAGCCCCAGATTGCTCGGGGGGCTGGTCCTGTGGCTCTATGCCAATATcattctgtccctctgtcccctctctttttctctctcggGTTTCCATCCCCAAACCCCTTgagtctctctccgtctctctttaTTCTCTGGGTCcatgttcccccctcccccccacccctgcctgtttctcctccccttcctccgtTCCTTCAATCTCGCCATCTCTGTCTCCACTCATCCCTGCGCTCCCCGCCATCTGTCTTTGGCCCCTCTCTTCTCGCTGCAGCCTCGAGTGACCCCGGAGGGTGAGTACATTCCCCTGGATCACCAGGATGTGGACGTGGGCTTTGATGGCGGCACTGATCGAATCTTCCTCGTGTCTCCCATCACCATCGTGCACGAGATCGACTCCGCCAGTCCTCTGTATGAACTAGGACGTGCCGAGCTGGCCCGGGCTGACTTTGAGCTGGTGGTCATTCTTGAGGGCATGGTTGAGGCCACGGCCATGACCACACAGTGTCGCTCCTCCTACCTCCCTGGTGAGCTGCTCTGGGGCCATCGTTTTGAGCCGGTCCTCTTCCAGCGTGGCTCCCAGTACGAGGTCGACTACCGCCATTTCCACCGCACTTACGAGGTCCCAGGGACACCAGTCTGCAGCGCCAAGGAGttggatgaacaggcagagcggGCTTCACACAGCCCCAAGTCCAGCTTCCCCGGTTCTCTGGCTGCATTTTGTTACGAGAATGAACTTGCACTGAGCTGCtgccaggaggaagaggaggaggaggaggccaaggAGGAGGACGGAGCGGAGGCAGAAGATGGCATTGCCAGCCCCCAAGTACTCACACCGACCCTGGCACTGACCCTGCCCCCGTGATGCCAGCTGGTGTCTCCCGATTTGTACCCCCTTCCCGGAAATAGCAAGGTGGAGAGAGCGAGGGTCCTCTCCTGGGATGGGGGCAGGTGTTTCCCAAGACCGACAGGCCTGCTGGGTAAATTATTAGCTGGTGAAGGTCTCCCATGCCTAGTGGGCCCACCCCAGACATACGGGATCTTAATTCCTCTGCGTTCCAT from the Prionailurus viverrinus isolate Anna chromosome E2, UM_Priviv_1.0, whole genome shotgun sequence genome contains:
- the KCNJ14 gene encoding ATP-sensitive inward rectifier potassium channel 14 — encoded protein: MGLARALRRLSGALEPGEGRAGDEEEAGPGLCRNGWVASPAGRRRGRFVKKDGHCNVRFVNLGGQGARYLSDLFTTCVDVRWRWMCLLFSCSFLASWLLFGLAFWLIASLHGDLAAPPPPAPCFSHVASFLAAFLFALETQTSIGYGVRSVTEECPAAVAAVVLQCIAGCVLDAFVVGAVMAKMAKPKKRNETLVFSENAVVALRDRRLCLMWRVGNLRRSHLVEAHVRAQLLQPRVTPEGEYIPLDHQDVDVGFDGGTDRIFLVSPITIVHEIDSASPLYELGRAELARADFELVVILEGMVEATAMTTQCRSSYLPGELLWGHRFEPVLFQRGSQYEVDYRHFHRTYEVPGTPVCSAKELDEQAERASHSPKSSFPGSLAAFCYENELALSCCQEEEEEEEAKEEDGAEAEDGIASPQVLTPTLALTLPP